Within the Arthrobacter sp. UKPF54-2 genome, the region TCCGAGGCGTCTTCGCTCGCCGGCCACCAGGAGCTCGGCAACCTCGTGGTGATCTACGACGAGAACCACATCAGCATCGAAGACGACACGGACGTCGCGTTCACCGAGGACGTCCTGGCCCGCTACAAGGCCTACGGCTGGCACACCCAGCGCGTCGACTGGACCCGCACCGGCGACTACAAGGAGGACGTGGCCGAGCTGCACGCCGCCCTGCTCGCCGCCAAGGCCGAGACGTCCAAGCCGTCCATCATCTCGCTGCGCACCATCATTGGCTGGCCCGCGCCGAAGAAGCAGAACACCGGCAAGATCCACGGCTCCGCCTTGGGCGCCGAGGAGGTCGCCGGCCTGAAGAAGGTTCTCGGCTTCGACCCCGAACTCTCCTTCCAGGTCGAGGACGAGGTCCTGGCCCACACCCGCGAGGCGCAGGCCCGCGGCGCCGCGGCCCGCGCCGAATGGCAGGAGCGCTTTGAGGCCTGGCAGTCCGCCAACCCGGAGGCCGCGGCCCTGCTCGAGCGCGTCGAGGCCCGCAAGCTCCCGGCCGAGTTCGACGCCGCGCTGCCGGTCTTCGAAGCCGGCAAGGACGTCTCCACCCGCGCCGCGTCCGGCAAGGTCCTGAACGCGATCGGCCCGGTCATGCCCGAACTGTGGGGCGGCTCCGCCGACCTCGCCGAGTCGAACAACACCACCATCGAGGGTTCGCCGTCGTTCATCCCCGCCTCCCGCCAGACCGAGGCGTGGAAGGGCAACCCGTACGGCCGGGTGCTGCACTTCGGCATCCGCGAACACGCCGCCGCGTCGATCGTGAACGGCATCAGCCTCGCCGGGGCGACCCGCGCGTTCTCCGGCACCTTCCTGATCTTCTCCGACTACCAGCGCCCGGCCATCCGGCTCGGCGCCCTGATGGGAGTCCCCTCGCTCTACGTCTGGACGCACGACTCGATCGGCCTCGGCGAGGACGGACCCACCCACCAGCCGGTCGAGCAGCTCGCCTCCCTGCGCGCCATCCCGGGCCTGGATGTCGTCCGCCCCGGCGACGCCAACGAGGTCGCAGCCGCCTGGCAGGCCATGCTGGAAAACCACGCCAACCCCGCCGGGATCGTGCTGACCCGGCAGAACATCCCCACCTGGGAACGCGGCACCGGCGAGGCCGACGGCGACACCTTCGCCTCGACCGCCGGTGTGGCCAAGGGCGGCTACGTCCTGGCCGAGGCGTCCGAGGGCGGGAAGACCGTGGACGCGCAGGTCATCCTGATCGGCACGGGCTCCGAGGTCCAGCTCGCCGTGGCCGCCCGCGAAGCCCTGCAGGCCGAGGGCATCCCCACCCGGGTCGTGTCCATGCCGTGCGTGGAATGGTTCAACAAGCAGGACGCCGCCTACCGCGACGCCGTGCTCCCCGCCAACGTCAAGGCACGCGTCTCGGTCGAAGCCGGGCTGGCCCTGGGCTGGAAGGAATTCGTCGGCGACGCCGGCCGCTCCATCTCCCTGGAGCACTTCGGCGCCTCGGCCGACTACAAGCGCCTGTTCCAGGAATTCGGCATCACAGCCGACGCCGTGGCTGCCGCCGCCAAGGAATCCCTCGCCGGCCTCTCGGCCTGACCCCGACTTCACGCATTCCGGGCCGCCGCCCCGCCGGCGGCGGCCCCAGACTCCAGGAGCGAACCATGAACACCACCCCCACACAGCAGCTGTCCGACGCCGGCGTCTCGATCTGGCTCGATGACCTCTCCCGCGGCCGCCTCGAAACCGGCACGCTGCGCAAGCTGATCGAAGAGAAAAACGTCGTCGGCGTCACCACAAACCCGAGCATCTTCCACGCCGCGATCACCACCGGCACCGACTACGACGCCAAGATCCGGGAAATGGCGGCCGCCGGCGCCAGCGTCGAGGAGACCGTCTTCGCGATCACCACCACCGACGTCGCCGATGCCTGCGACCTGTTCGCCCCGGTCGCCGCCGCGACCCACGGCGTCGACGGCCGCGTCTCCATCGAGGTGGACCCCCGCCTCGCCTGGGACACCGCCGGCACCATCACCGAGGCCAAGGAACTCCACGGCCAGGTCAACAAGGACAACGTCCTGATCAAGATCCCCGCCACGCTGGAAGGCCTTGAGGCCATCACCGCCACCCTGGCGGCCGGCATCAGCGTCAACGTGACCCTGATTTTCTCGCTCGAACGCTACCGCGCCGTGATCAACGCCTTCCAGAGCGGCCTCGAGCAGGCCAAGGAAAACGGCCACGACCTCTCCAAGATCCACTCGGTCGCGTCCTTC harbors:
- the tkt gene encoding transketolase, with the protein product MEEQELSWTQLDARAVDTVRVLAADAVEKVGNGHPGTAMSLAPAAYLLFQKLMRHDPANPQWLGRDRFVLSPGHTSLTLYIQLFLSGYGLELKDLEALRTWGSLTPGHPEYKHTAGVEITTGPLGQGLASAVGFAYSQRRMRGLFDADAPAGTSPFDHTVWVIASDGDLQEGVTSEASSLAGHQELGNLVVIYDENHISIEDDTDVAFTEDVLARYKAYGWHTQRVDWTRTGDYKEDVAELHAALLAAKAETSKPSIISLRTIIGWPAPKKQNTGKIHGSALGAEEVAGLKKVLGFDPELSFQVEDEVLAHTREAQARGAAARAEWQERFEAWQSANPEAAALLERVEARKLPAEFDAALPVFEAGKDVSTRAASGKVLNAIGPVMPELWGGSADLAESNNTTIEGSPSFIPASRQTEAWKGNPYGRVLHFGIREHAAASIVNGISLAGATRAFSGTFLIFSDYQRPAIRLGALMGVPSLYVWTHDSIGLGEDGPTHQPVEQLASLRAIPGLDVVRPGDANEVAAAWQAMLENHANPAGIVLTRQNIPTWERGTGEADGDTFASTAGVAKGGYVLAEASEGGKTVDAQVILIGTGSEVQLAVAAREALQAEGIPTRVVSMPCVEWFNKQDAAYRDAVLPANVKARVSVEAGLALGWKEFVGDAGRSISLEHFGASADYKRLFQEFGITADAVAAAAKESLAGLSA
- the tal gene encoding transaldolase, whose amino-acid sequence is MNTTPTQQLSDAGVSIWLDDLSRGRLETGTLRKLIEEKNVVGVTTNPSIFHAAITTGTDYDAKIREMAAAGASVEETVFAITTTDVADACDLFAPVAAATHGVDGRVSIEVDPRLAWDTAGTITEAKELHGQVNKDNVLIKIPATLEGLEAITATLAAGISVNVTLIFSLERYRAVINAFQSGLEQAKENGHDLSKIHSVASFFVSRVDTEIDKRLDAIGTPEAKALKGKAGVANARLAYQVYEELFSTERWALLADAGARPQRPLWASTGVKDPAYPDTLYVTELVAPGVVNTMPEKTLNATYDHGAITGNTITRGYDDANATLNALDALGISYNEVVALLESEGLDKFVASWKELLADVEGALAAARKDA